GGATGGTAATTTTATCTCCGGTTTTATTCTTCCTAATACCGGTATTAGTCGGTTTAATTTTAACACATCCATTTAGACGAAAAACCGAACAAACCCCTGCCGATTATAATTTGCAATTTGAAGAAGTTGAATTTAAGAGCAATCTTGATCAAGTTGTGCTAAGGGGATGGTGGATACCAGCAAAAAATTCAACAGCTAAAACCGTCATTACTGCACACGGGTACACAGATGAACGAAGTCAAAAAAAGATTAATGGTCTTCGAATAGTTCAATCAATTCATGATCAAGGGTATAATGTATTGATGTTTGACTTCCGTAATAGTGGAAAATCAGGTGGACGAACAACAGGAATAGGATATTATGAACAGCATGATTTATCGTCGGCAGTGGAATATGTGATTAACCAACGAAATCAACAAGAAATTGTTTTGCTTGGATGGAGTATGGGTGGGGCGACATGTTTACTGGTTGGTAGTCTTCATCCACAAATTAAAGGAGTTATTGCAGATAGCCCATTTCATGATTTACAAACGTATTTGGAAGATAATTTAAGTGTATGGTCAAAATTACCTAAAAAACCTTTTACGTCAATTATTTTACGTTCGATGAAACATTTATTAAAGATTGACCCAAAAGAAGTGTCACCAGTTATATCAGTTCAAAAAGGAAATTCAACAAATTATTTATTAATTCATGGAAAGAATGATTTGAAAGTACCATTCAGTAGCAGTGAAATGATTTATGAACAAATCCCTAATGAAAACGAAAAAACATTATGGCTAACAGAACATGGCCATATTACTACATTTATTGAAGAACCAGAACCATATACGAAGAAAGTTATTGATTTTATTAATAAGACGTTTTCGTCCTATACAAATTAAATAACTAATTTGATTTTGTAAAACAGATTAACCTTAAAGAGTGGTTGATCTGTTTTTTTTATTAGAGAAAGATATTCTTCAGTACATGAAAGTTGAGCGTGTAGAAAATACTATTATTTATAAATTGGTTTAAATAAAAAGTATAATTTTTGCCCAAAAAAGCTCTATTTTACTAAAAAGGCAGGCGAACTAAGATGGCAAATGAATATCGTTCGCGAGAGGAACGTAAACGGCTGGAAAAGCCTTCTAAAATTTCCAATAAGTCTGAAGGCTTATGGAAAAAAATTACTGTAACATTATTATCAATCGTAATTGTTTTCATACTGATTGGTGTAGGAATATTTTCATATTTAGTTAGCGGAGCACCCGCATTAGATGAATCAAAACTTAAAGTACCGCTCTCTTCTACTATTGTTGATAAAGATGGCAAAGTTGTAGCAGAGTTAGGTAGAGAACAACGTACAAAAGTGTCCTACAATGAAATTCCTAAAGTTGTAGAAGACGCATTTATTGCTACCGAAGATGTGCGTTTTTATCAACATAAAGGCGTAGACATTCGTCGGGTATTCGGTGCAGTTTTAGCGAATATTACTGGAGGGTTCGGATCGCAAGGTGGAAGTACAATCACTCAGCAAGTAGTAAAAAACTCATTTTTATCATCTCAAAAAACAATTAAGCGTAAAGTTCAGGAATGGTACTTAGCTTTTAAATTAGAACAAAGATACTCTAAACATCAAATATTAGAAATGTATTTAAATAAAGTTTACTTCTCAAATGGTCTTAAAGGGCGAGGAGTATATGGTATAGCTAAAGCTTGTGATACTTATTTTAGTAAAGATTTATCTAAAATTACATTACCAGAAGCAGCAACATTAGCAGGTATGGTGAAAGCTCCAAATAGCTATAATCCTGCAAAGCACCCTATTGAGTCACAAAATCGTAGAAATACAGTTTTAAGTCAAATGAAAAAATATGGTTATATTACAGAAGAACAATATACAAGTGCAAAAGCAATACCAATGAAATCATTAGTAAAGGTGCATGAATCTGGTGAAACAAAATACAATTCATTTATCGATGTAGTCGTAAATGAAGTAGAAAAAAACAGTGATGCAAATGTCTATACTGATGGACTAACGATTGAAACAACATTAGATCCTAAAGCTCAGGATAAAGCAGATGAAATATTAAGTAGAGGTAAAAGCTTCTATCCTAGTGATGAATTTCAAACTGGTTTTGTATTATTAGATACGAAAACGGGTGAAATACGAGCAGTAGGTGCTGGTAGAAATACAAGTACTGGTGGTTTAAACTTTGCAACTGATATTAAAAGACAGCCGGGCTCTTCAATTAAACCTATTCTTGATTACGGTCCAGCTATTCAGTATTTAAAATGGTCAACTTATCATCAAATCCTTGACGAGCCTTATACATATTCTAATGGTACACCTATTAGAAACTGGGATCGAAAATATAAAGGTAATATTTCAATTCGATTAGCATTAGTCGACTCTCGAAATATTCCTGCATTAAAGACTTTCCAGGCTGTAGGAAGTGATCGTTCTAGAGAATTTGGAAATGGTTTAGGATTTAATTTTTCGAAAAATACATATTATGAATCTTATTCTATAGGAGGATTCACAGGTGTATCAGCAATGGAGATGGCAGGAGCTTATGCTGCATTTGGAAATGGTGGAATATATACTAAGCCTCACTCCGTTAAAAAAATTATTTATCCTGATAATACTGAAAAGGTATTCGCAACTGAGCCTAAACAAGTAATGAGTGATTATACCGCATATATGGTTACAGATATGCTTCGTGATGTAGTAAAAACACCACTTGGTACTGGTAAGAGAGCAAATGTACCAGGTCTTGATATGGCAGGTAAAACAGGTACGACAAACTATTCTGATGAAGTAAAACAAAAATACGGATTTCCGGATAACGCAACTCGAGATAGTTGGTTTATTGGTTATTCTTCTGATGTAACAATGGCTGTTTGGACAGGGTATGAAAAAAATAAAAAGAATAATTTTCTTGGTAAAGGGTCAACGAATATTGCAAAATACATTGCAAGAGATATGTTAGCGGCCAATGGAGATCGAAACGCTATATTTAGAAAACCTTCATCAGTTGAAGAGATTCGAAACGAATTATACATCCGAGGGGAAAAAGTAGATGATATTCCTAAAGATATAGTAATTGAGTCTGCAAAAAATGTTAAGGCAAATTATGACCCTGTTACAAGTAATATTTCATTAAATTGGACGTATCCTGCAAATCTGCTGCAAAAGACGTCTTTTGAAGTAAGTTATACTGTAAATGGTGCAGCGGGACAAACTCAAAAAATTCAGAGTACAGCAACGAGTATTAATGGAATTGTCCCTGGAGATATTGTAAAAATAACGATTATTGCTATGAGTGCTGAAGGTAAGAGTGGACCTGTTACAGTTACTGTTGATTTATCTTCAACTGAACAACCAACTACTCCACCTGCAAATGAAGGTGGACAAGGAAATGGAAATGGACAGGGAACTGGGAATGGAAACGGGACAGGAGAAGGTACAAAGCCAGGTGATCAAACGCCGGGTACAGGCGGAGAGAATGGAGATAACATTGTCAATCCAATCGTCCCTAATCCCAATAATCCGCAATAAATCTAAATTTAAAACGCATTGAGAAATATCAATGCGTTTTTTCAAGTGAATAAAGTTAAAGGAGTATTAAAATGGAAGATAAAATAAGTATTAATATTTTTTTAAAAGAGTCGGATAATCCATTTGCAAGCTATTATAGCGAAGACTATTTACACTTAAGCTCTGATTTAGAAGATTTTATATTATCTAAACTACTTAGTGCTAAAAGAAAAAAGATAGAGCTCCTTTTTGTTGGTCAAAATAAATTTGATGAAAATTCATTAAAGTCTGCAACGTTTAACTCTTTTTCTAATCTCATGAGAACTGATGAACGAATTTATGCTAGAAATATTAAAAAGACAATTATTTTATTTGTTTTTGGTATTATCATCGGCTTGTTCTATTTAAAGCTTCAAAATAGTCACGCCTATATCGGAGGCATATTAAGCATAATATGTTGGGTATTTATTTGGTCAGGTACTGAAGTATATTTCTTTGAAAATATGCAAATCAAACAAAAGATTAGAAAATGTAAGAACATTCTTAATGCAAATATTTATAAAAAATGACAATGCTAAAGCCCCCGGAAAATCAGGGGCTTTAATTGATTATCTTTATTTTTTACTATTTAATAGGACCAGCTTTTTTATAAGTATCTTTCAAGATGAAGTACGATTGTTTTAGACGTTCATGATAACTAGGCTTTTGCCATTTTTTCCAAGTAAAAGAATAAAAATCATCCGTTAAAAGTTTTCCGTTTTTTTGTCTAACAGTAGAATAGGATAATTCCTTGGTGAACTCAGTAGGACGATAAGTAAGAACTGCTACGTGAATTTTTTTTACATTTTCGTAGCTTTGAAGACCACCTTTCCATAAATCACCCATGATTTCACGTGTACTTGGATCTCTCACATTTAATAATTGCCAAGGGATACGAATTTCTAACACATGATCTTTTTTGTTTAAGGATACATCAGTTAAAGAGTTAAAATCTTTATGATGTGGGTTTCCATCTCCGTAAATTAGTTTACCTGTTTCGTAAGACTCCAAAGGTAAGTTTAGAGATTCCCCGTTTAAATTTGGGATTACTAGTGGTTTATTTAATCCAAGCATGACTTTATGATAGATGCCATTATTTATTAAATTTACTTTCGGTTCAATTGGTGCATAATGTAAAAGATGGGCGTATTCATAATAAAATGGATCATAATAGCTATCCACAAGAACTTGAGATTTATTAGGTCCATTTAAGTCAATTACAAAATCGATTCCATTTTCAGCATTAACTGTTTTAACATTTGGAAGTTGATGTTGTCCTTGACCTGGAATTGTATCCAGTAAAAGCATAATGCCCGTTTTTGACCAATCAAAAGGTTGATTCGTTTTTTCAAAATTTAAAAGAAAATTAATCGTTCGCTCGTCGCTAGACATTGCCCAATTCTTTAATTTCCGTTCATTATCGTTTTGATCAAGAGAATGAATAAAATTAGCATTTTTCATATTTGCGGTTTTGATTTTTTTCCAATCACTTGGATCACCATCTACAGAAATGACATTTTTTGAACTGTTAGGATCAAAAGATAATAAACCAAATTGCTGCTCACTTGTTTGAACATTTGACCAATATGGTCGACGTTCAGGATCATCTAATTGCATATTATTCCATGTTCGTTTAAACCATTCATCTTGCCACGAAAATACAACTCCGCCAGCCATTTTCTCCATTTGAATGTCTTCAAAAAGATGAGCATTAATTTGTCCTTGCTCAGTTTCATTATGAAATCCTTGGTTCCATCCATAACGATTGCGATGAGTCATACCTCTAGAAGATGGTACACCAAATTCTGAAATTAAAACTGGCATATTATGTACCTTCCTTAGATCATGTAAATATCCAGCATAACTATTCTTCTTACCCCGGGAATCAACATAATTCGTATAAGCTAGTTCATAATTTAAAAATTCCGGGTAATATGGGTATACGTGATAGGAAGCAAAATATCCAGGATATAATACTGACTTTGGTTTGACATGATTCGGATTTAATGAAACCATATCTTCATTTTCCTCCGGTTCACTTGGATGATGAATAGGATCTGTAGTTACCCAATTCGCAAAGCTAATTGGACGCTGCCAAGCATATTTTTCGGTTTCATATTTCACGGTATTATCTAATATACTTGCAAGCCAAACTTCAAATGGAGTTGCATTGTTTGTTTGAAAGTACTGACCATTAAAGTCAATTTGACCTTTATGTTTATCATTTGTTGATTTCATCATATTTGGGTCCCACTCTATACCTAAAATCCATCCAATAACGTATTTTGAAATGTTTGAATGGTACTTACCCGAAGCGTGACCTAGCTTTTGAGGGATTTGTGCTTTCCCATGAATTACATCAACAGTTTGACGTATATCATGTTGAAACTCTTTAGTCAGGCTCTCATTGTAAATATCGCCTAATGAATTCATCTTTTCCTCATTGATCCAAACACCGTGTAGTAAATAGAGAGGGTGTTTAGTTTTTTGATTGTATTCAAATAGTGCATCATAAAAAGCAGGAGGATGAAGGGTATATACTCGAATAACATTTGCGTGCATTTTTCCAATGGCTTTAAACCACCTTAGATATTCGGCTTTTGTAATAGCTGTTTCACCAGGAAAGTGTCCTGGATTTGCGATTCCAAGATTTACACCTTTCAGAAGGAAATCTTTTGGGGTTTTTGTTTTATCAAAAAGTTGAAAATAATTTTTACCGATTTGAGCGGGAATTGTAATATTATTTGTTTTATATGTGTATGTGTTAACTTTCTTAATAACTTTACTAGTATTTGTCTGATGAAATAGTATAAACGCCACACCAATCAATAGACAAAGCATCAGCAAAATCAGCCATCTTTTTTTATTTTGTTTCATCATTCTATCCTCCAAAACATTTAAAACTTAATTTATTCGTTTAGTATGCTAAAAGGTAATTTGCTATATGCGTTAGTAGTGAATAAGTTTAACGCCTTTTAATTAGCATTCTTTTGATAAAAAATAAAAGTAAGGTCAAATTATATATTGAAAATGTCGGTTAAAAAAAGTAAAACATGGTTAAATTAACGTTAAGAAAAGTAATTTAATTAAAATTCGTTATATTTTAAATCATGTGAGGAAAAATTATGAATAATAATGATGGAATCAAACCTTCAAGGAAATATGCTAATGGAACAGTACACGAGACTGCTAGTGGGAAATTTAAAGTATTAGATCGCTATTTAAAAGATGGTGTAATAATGATTAAGCTTCAATGGTTAGAAAGCAATGTAATTGAAGAAAACAAAGAAGTAAATGTGTCTGCTTCCATTTATAAATTTCAAAAAAGCAGAGGAATGAATGAAAATAGCGCTTTATCTCAGCCTGTAGAAGTACAATTACTACATGATATCAAAACTAGTTTAGACCGATTATTTGAAATTTTAGATTTAAGGACGGAACTTTCAAATCATGCACTAGAAAAAATTGATGAAAATAGAAAGAAAATTGACGAGAATAGAGAAACTCTAAAGACACAACAAAAAATGATTGAAGAACAAAATAAGAGAATTAACACAATCGTAGATAAGTTGATTGAAAAAATGTAATGATTAGACGAAAGATGACGATATTTTTTAAATAAACAAGTATCAACATGTTGGAGTTAAGAATGGTTTGTTTAGAGTTAACTGTAAAATAAAATACAAATTATAATGGCTCATTTTTCTCTGGTGTTTAACTTTTATAATTAATCAAAAAGACTGCTTAGCGGTCTTTTTTTTATTTGTTGAAAAAAATCATATCTAATAATTTTAAGTTAAGTCAGTATTTATCCAATTTTATTAAACTAAAAACTCAGAATGATAAATATAAATGAGTAATAGAGCATAAATAGAGTATAGCGGAGGAGTGAAGGATGATAAAGGGATTAAAATTAGTTGGGCTAATCGCTTTCATTTCAATTTTGAATGTGATTGTATTCTCTCCAGGTTTAATCGGAATCCAATTAATTAATGCGAGTGCATTTCAAACTGCATTTGGGGTATCGTTCATAATAGCGAATTTGTTAGTACTTCTATTTAGTATGTTTCAACTATATTTCAAGCCTGTTAAAGATAAGCCAATTAAGCAGCTAAAAACAAACGAAGATTTCGTTCTTGCTTTAAGTCGATATAAAAATAATAAAGTACTAAAAGAAGATATCATTACTTCAATTGAGCAAATCGAACGAATGAAAAAGAAAAAAGTCGTATTTTATAACTTATTAACCGATCGATTTTCTCCAACCGAAATTACATACAACAAGTTTGCATCTGTTGTGGACGAGGTTGAGACATTATTTTATTTAAGAATAAGAAACATCATAAATAAGATTAGTACTTTTGATGAACTTGATTATAAAAAAATAAAGGGGAAAGACGGATTACGATACTCAAAGTCATTAATTCAAGAGAAAACAAATCTTATTAATGAATATATCAAATTCGTAAAAAGGGCAATTGAATTGAATGAAGAGATTCTTGTTAATATTGATAAATTAATTTTAGAAATTTCAAGGCTAGATGAAATAGGCATCGATGATATTGAAAAAATGGAATGTATGAAAGAAATCGATACGTTAATTCAACAAACAAAATATTATAGGCAATGAATGGAAGGATGATAAAAATGAGGAAGTTTCTTTTTGCATCTATTGCAGTGATCGTTGTAGTTTTTCTTCTTGTCTATATTGGAATTAATATGACTTCAGAAGATAAAGTTGTGAAAATTACTGATAAAAATAAAAATCAGCAA
This genomic interval from Gottfriedia acidiceleris contains the following:
- a CDS encoding alpha/beta hydrolase; translated protein: MERKKINKLLIWMVILSPVLFFLIPVLVGLILTHPFRRKTEQTPADYNLQFEEVEFKSNLDQVVLRGWWIPAKNSTAKTVITAHGYTDERSQKKINGLRIVQSIHDQGYNVLMFDFRNSGKSGGRTTGIGYYEQHDLSSAVEYVINQRNQQEIVLLGWSMGGATCLLVGSLHPQIKGVIADSPFHDLQTYLEDNLSVWSKLPKKPFTSIILRSMKHLLKIDPKEVSPVISVQKGNSTNYLLIHGKNDLKVPFSSSEMIYEQIPNENEKTLWLTEHGHITTFIEEPEPYTKKVIDFINKTFSSYTN
- a CDS encoding transglycosylase domain-containing protein — protein: MANEYRSREERKRLEKPSKISNKSEGLWKKITVTLLSIVIVFILIGVGIFSYLVSGAPALDESKLKVPLSSTIVDKDGKVVAELGREQRTKVSYNEIPKVVEDAFIATEDVRFYQHKGVDIRRVFGAVLANITGGFGSQGGSTITQQVVKNSFLSSQKTIKRKVQEWYLAFKLEQRYSKHQILEMYLNKVYFSNGLKGRGVYGIAKACDTYFSKDLSKITLPEAATLAGMVKAPNSYNPAKHPIESQNRRNTVLSQMKKYGYITEEQYTSAKAIPMKSLVKVHESGETKYNSFIDVVVNEVEKNSDANVYTDGLTIETTLDPKAQDKADEILSRGKSFYPSDEFQTGFVLLDTKTGEIRAVGAGRNTSTGGLNFATDIKRQPGSSIKPILDYGPAIQYLKWSTYHQILDEPYTYSNGTPIRNWDRKYKGNISIRLALVDSRNIPALKTFQAVGSDRSREFGNGLGFNFSKNTYYESYSIGGFTGVSAMEMAGAYAAFGNGGIYTKPHSVKKIIYPDNTEKVFATEPKQVMSDYTAYMVTDMLRDVVKTPLGTGKRANVPGLDMAGKTGTTNYSDEVKQKYGFPDNATRDSWFIGYSSDVTMAVWTGYEKNKKNNFLGKGSTNIAKYIARDMLAANGDRNAIFRKPSSVEEIRNELYIRGEKVDDIPKDIVIESAKNVKANYDPVTSNISLNWTYPANLLQKTSFEVSYTVNGAAGQTQKIQSTATSINGIVPGDIVKITIIAMSAEGKSGPVTVTVDLSSTEQPTTPPANEGGQGNGNGQGTGNGNGTGEGTKPGDQTPGTGGENGDNIVNPIVPNPNNPQ